One genomic region from Lineus longissimus chromosome 6, tnLinLong1.2, whole genome shotgun sequence encodes:
- the LOC135489561 gene encoding homeobox protein HMX3-like, translating to MTMSESKPATEQKTPSKSSFSISSILSKPDKEDKKDRDERPKSVDDLKDKERHAALLKIDAHGLPFHPALHPALPQYLDGRHLPGKPTPWYPWFTPSPYLHFPFDRVSQASSISTLPPSTPTTGTSRPPPPLSPASSSGPLSPGSIDIKSDTEDIRDDGNDNKSDIESDDNSTNNNGNGGHRDHNMTEDEKNKNRRKKKTRTVFSRSQVFQLESTFDMKRYLSSSERAGLAASLRLTETQVKIWFQNRRNKWKRQLAAELEAANMAHAAQRMVRVPILYHEQGSHSTHSDSPTSAYSSTLPSLHPMYYQHAYSHLTNLRPSLPSMV from the exons ATGACGATGTCGGAGTCTAAACCTGCAACTGAGCAAAAAACGCCGTCAAAGAGTTCGTTTTCTATCTCGTCAATATTATCAAAACCTGATAAAGAGGACAAAAAAGACCGGGACGAACGCCCGAAATCTGTGGACGACTTGAAGGATAAGGAACGTCATGCGGCCTTGTTGAAGATAGACGCTCATGGGCTACCCTTCCATCCCGCACTTCACCCTGCCCTACCCCAATATCTAGATGGGAGGCACCTACCCGGTAAACCCACGCCGTGGTACCCCTGGTTCACCCCGAGCCCGTATCTTCATTTTCCATTTGACC GCGTAAGTCAAGCCAGTTCCATCTCAACACTGCCTCCCAGCACCCCGACAACAGGTACGAGCCGCCCACCTCCGCCTCTAAGCCCCGCCAGTAGCAGCGGTCCTCTCTCTCCCGGCTCGATAGATATCAAGAGCGACACTGAGGACATCAGGGACGATGGCAATGACAACAAATCAGACATTGAGTCGGACGATAACAGCACGAACAATAACGGAAATGGCGGCCATCGCGACCACAACATGACAGAAGATGAGAAAAATAAGAACCGACGCAAAAAGAAAACCCGGACCGTATTTTCACGGAGTCAAGTTTTCCAATTGGAAAGCACATTCGATATGAAACGGTACTTATCTAGCTCTGAAAGAGCGGGACTCGCTGCGTCATTGCGGCTGACTGAGACTCAAGTTAAAATCTGGTTCCAGAACCGCCGGAATAAGTGGAAGCGCCAGCTAGCGGCGGAATTGGAGGCAGCCAATATGGCGCATGCGGCGCAAAGGATGGTCCGCGTCCCCATACTCTACCACGAACAGGGCAGTCATTCAACGCATTCGGACTCACCAACTTCAGCTTATTCTAGCACCCTGCCGAGCCTCCATCCTATGTATTACCAGCATGCATATTCACACTTAACAAATTTGCGGCCTTCTTTGCCGAGTATGGTATAA